A single Arcanobacterium canis DNA region contains:
- a CDS encoding alpha/beta hydrolase family protein, translating into MSESTAASSSKEDEQKVYENLLALRVEPDGTESYGDKADQFIEWYGPEGATVVTLLHGGCFRQDIGLDFTRPAAFALAEAGFRVALPEYRRLAGSPELTFEDARLLARHPLIGSSTWIGHCSGATMALDVLFSDEYELTHVVALAPLFDLARAVREAASENVGDISDFMGGMPVDQPERYAQFDPMRRWGELGEAQFAARGLRLDIIHGTADATVPVVRSKDLNTEPFNVAIVPGANHNDVIRPGDDAWIFLRGALGDTSA; encoded by the coding sequence ATGTCTGAATCCACCGCGGCTTCCTCTTCTAAGGAAGACGAGCAGAAGGTATACGAAAATCTTCTCGCCTTGCGCGTGGAGCCTGACGGCACTGAATCTTACGGCGATAAAGCAGACCAGTTTATCGAGTGGTACGGCCCTGAAGGCGCAACGGTTGTGACCCTTCTTCACGGTGGATGCTTTCGTCAAGATATTGGACTAGATTTCACCCGTCCGGCTGCATTTGCTCTGGCAGAGGCTGGTTTTCGGGTGGCATTACCCGAATATCGTCGTCTCGCTGGGAGTCCGGAACTCACATTCGAAGACGCGCGCCTTCTGGCTCGTCACCCACTCATCGGTTCCTCAACCTGGATCGGCCACTGTTCGGGTGCCACGATGGCGCTGGATGTTCTTTTCTCTGACGAATATGAACTAACCCACGTGGTGGCTCTTGCGCCGTTATTCGATCTTGCACGAGCAGTGCGTGAGGCGGCGTCGGAGAACGTTGGCGATATTTCTGACTTTATGGGCGGAATGCCTGTTGATCAGCCCGAACGCTACGCGCAATTCGATCCGATGCGACGGTGGGGAGAGCTGGGGGAGGCGCAGTTTGCCGCCCGCGGGCTCAGGCTCGACATCATTCACGGAACAGCGGATGCCACAGTCCCTGTTGTGCGATCCAAAGATCTCAATACAGAGCCTTTCAATGTCGCAATCGTTCCTGGCGCCAACCACAATGATGTCATTCGGCCAGGTGACGATGCCTGGATCTTCTTGCGAGGGGCACTGGGGGATACCTCAGCCTGA
- a CDS encoding patatin-like phospholipase family protein gives MKIALVLGSGGARGYAHIGVIEEIKKRGHEIVAIAGCSMGAVVGGVEAAGHLEEFKTWVSGLSKLDVLRLIGFTLREPGIVNPRKVIARIDDIVEGVRIEDLPIPFTAVATNLITGREVWFQQGSLAAAIRASMAVPSIVTPVHLNGQLLADGGLVNPVPMEAVAAVEADATLAVSLAKGRTANVDDPRMFGSAGPVSSDDVREETEDERAIPLWETYYDLPKSLRTRDVADLSISVMQALIERFRWAANPASYVIDIPYTTAGTMDLHRAAEVIEVGRAEAIKALDAYGL, from the coding sequence ATGAAGATTGCACTCGTTCTTGGCTCTGGTGGCGCTCGCGGATACGCTCATATCGGCGTAATCGAGGAAATTAAAAAGCGTGGGCACGAAATCGTTGCAATCGCTGGTTGTTCAATGGGTGCAGTTGTTGGTGGTGTTGAGGCTGCCGGACATCTCGAAGAGTTCAAAACCTGGGTGAGTGGCCTATCCAAGCTCGATGTCCTTCGTCTGATCGGATTCACGCTCCGTGAACCTGGGATCGTCAATCCACGCAAAGTTATCGCGCGCATTGACGACATTGTGGAAGGAGTGAGGATCGAGGATCTTCCCATTCCCTTCACTGCCGTAGCCACGAATCTTATCACGGGCCGTGAAGTGTGGTTTCAACAGGGGAGCTTGGCTGCAGCGATTCGTGCGTCGATGGCTGTGCCGTCTATCGTCACTCCCGTTCACCTCAATGGGCAGCTTCTCGCCGACGGTGGTCTGGTCAATCCTGTGCCGATGGAGGCAGTTGCTGCAGTCGAGGCTGATGCCACACTTGCGGTGTCGCTTGCGAAGGGTCGGACGGCGAACGTTGATGACCCGCGTATGTTTGGATCTGCTGGGCCTGTGTCCTCCGACGACGTGCGTGAAGAGACTGAAGACGAGCGAGCAATTCCGCTGTGGGAGACGTATTACGATCTTCCTAAATCATTGCGAACGCGTGACGTCGCCGATCTGTCGATCTCTGTGATGCAAGCACTTATCGAACGTTTCCGATGGGCTGCTAACCCAGCCTCGTACGTCATCGATATTCCCTACACAACGGCTGGAACGATGGATCTACATCGAGCAGCGGAAGTCATCGAGGTGGGCCGTGCCGAGGCGATCAAGGCGCTCGATGCCTACGGACTGTAG